From Brassica oleracea var. oleracea cultivar TO1000 chromosome C3, BOL, whole genome shotgun sequence, a single genomic window includes:
- the LOC106336391 gene encoding WW domain-binding protein 11 isoform X1, protein MKTTKGGKVMNPTDAYRKQIRKREIKRNKKERQKVREVGILKKDPEQIKEQIRKLDMSKAEGALDKARKHKKRQLEDTLKMVEKKRKEYEEKRKEQGEATTSVMFSHLPPQRRIAGEEDLKPEDSVYYHPTLNPTGAPPPGKPPMYHSSIGTRISSDGASSSGPALSSNTESEDSTLVAPPPPPPLPPLPDGTNALSASLPLPPPPPLPPTTGLALPHPQFPPPPPGPPPNEHDLALVRPPLPQSSQLPPPVLNGSEGDGRFPESSVQTFDEGKNANIHSIPPPPPPAFPSKLPSNESETGPPEPNSSSFQNSNISQMVAPPPPPPPLHQQHQPTFAGAPASMTNFQHDGLLPPGMMRFPPPPPPHDMHPPHPGMYGGHLIPRPPYGPPPGPPPMMRPPLPPGPPPSSFEDSQLVMRPYVPSKPSYVKSAAPTVVRRPLAQHTPALTSMVPASVRVRRESAAVTKPKPKTSVATSLSFKPRSMVASAAPVKVEPTKTAAASKPPSIDDSYSAFLEDMKALGALDG, encoded by the exons ATGAAGACGACGAAAGGAGGGAAAGTGATGAACCCTACTGATGCTTACCGCAAGCAGATCCGCAAGAGGGAGATCAAACGT AACAAGAAAGAGAGGCAGAAGGTGAGAGAGGTGGGGATATTGAAGAAGGATCCTGAGCAAATCAAGGAACAAATCAGGAAACTAGATATGTCTA AGGCTGAAGGTGCTCTGGACAAAGCCAGGAAACATAAGAAGAGACAGCTTGAAGATACTCTCAAAATGGTCGAGAAGAAGAGAAAG GAATATGAGGAGAAAAGGAAGGAGCAAGGAGAGGCTACTACCTCTGTTATGTTCAG TCACCTGCCTCCTCAACGAAGAATAGCCGGTGAAGAGGACTTAAAGCCAGAG GACTCTGTTTATTATCACCCTACTTTGAACCCCACTGGTGCACCACCGCCCGGAAAGCCACCAATGTATCATTCATCCATCG GAACTAGAATCTCCTCAGATGGTGCTTCATCTAGCGGTCCTGCATTGTCTTCCAATACCGAGTCAGAAGACTCCACCTTGGTTGCTCCTCCTCCGCCTCCTCCACTACCTCCTCTACCAGATGGTACTAATGCTTTATCTGCTTCTTTGCCGCTTCCCCCTCCACCTCCTTTGCCACCAACTACAGGCCTTGCTTTACCCCATCCACAATTTCCACCACCGCCTCCGGGTCCCCCTCCAAATGAACATGATCTGGCTCTGGTTCGTCCTCCACTTCCTCAATCCTCCCAACTCCCTCCTCCTGTTCTAAATGGAAGTGAAGGCGATGGCAGGTTCCCTGAATCTTCAGTTCAAACCTTCGACGAGGGCAAG AATGCTAATATACATTCCATCCCTCCGCCTCCACCACCTGCCTTTCCCTCCAAGCTTCCAAGCAACGAATCTGAGACTGGTCCACCAGAACCTAACTCCAGTAGTTTCCAAAATTCTAACATATCTCAGATGGTTGCACCACCACCACCTCCACCACCTTTACATCAGCAACATCAACCAACGTTTGCAGGAGCTCCGGCTTCAATGACTAATTTTCAACATGATGGTCTTCTGCCACCAGGAATGATGCGTTTTCCACCCCCACCGCCTCCGCACGATATGCATCCTCCTCATCCTGGAATGTACGGTGGTCATCTAATCCCTAGGCCACCGTATGGCCCACCACCTGGACCACCACCTATGATGAGACCGCCACTTCCGCCGGGACCACCACCGTCTAGTTTTGAAGACAGTCAATTAGTGATGAGGCCATATGTACCAAGCAAACCATCTTATGTAAAATCCGCTGCTCCTACTGTTGTCAGGAGACCACTAGCTCAACACACACCTGCGCTTACATCTATG GTCCCTGCCTCGGTTAGAGTCAGAAGAGAATCCGCAGCTGTAACCAAACCAAAGCCAAAGACTTCGGTAGCCACGAGCTTAAGTTTTAAACCAAGATCTATGGTGGCTTCTGCTGCACCGGTGAAGGTAGAGCCAACCAAGACAGCTGCAGCTTCAAAGCCACCGAGCATTGATGATTCTTACAGTGCCTTCTTGGAGGACATGAAAGCTCTTGGAGCACTTGATGGTTAG
- the LOC106336391 gene encoding formin-like protein 20 isoform X2, which produces MKKNKKERQKVREVGILKKDPEQIKEQIRKLDMSKAEGALDKARKHKKRQLEDTLKMVEKKRKEYEEKRKEQGEATTSVMFSHLPPQRRIAGEEDLKPEDSVYYHPTLNPTGAPPPGKPPMYHSSIGTRISSDGASSSGPALSSNTESEDSTLVAPPPPPPLPPLPDGTNALSASLPLPPPPPLPPTTGLALPHPQFPPPPPGPPPNEHDLALVRPPLPQSSQLPPPVLNGSEGDGRFPESSVQTFDEGKNANIHSIPPPPPPAFPSKLPSNESETGPPEPNSSSFQNSNISQMVAPPPPPPPLHQQHQPTFAGAPASMTNFQHDGLLPPGMMRFPPPPPPHDMHPPHPGMYGGHLIPRPPYGPPPGPPPMMRPPLPPGPPPSSFEDSQLVMRPYVPSKPSYVKSAAPTVVRRPLAQHTPALTSMVPASVRVRRESAAVTKPKPKTSVATSLSFKPRSMVASAAPVKVEPTKTAAASKPPSIDDSYSAFLEDMKALGALDG; this is translated from the exons ATGAAAAAG AACAAGAAAGAGAGGCAGAAGGTGAGAGAGGTGGGGATATTGAAGAAGGATCCTGAGCAAATCAAGGAACAAATCAGGAAACTAGATATGTCTA AGGCTGAAGGTGCTCTGGACAAAGCCAGGAAACATAAGAAGAGACAGCTTGAAGATACTCTCAAAATGGTCGAGAAGAAGAGAAAG GAATATGAGGAGAAAAGGAAGGAGCAAGGAGAGGCTACTACCTCTGTTATGTTCAG TCACCTGCCTCCTCAACGAAGAATAGCCGGTGAAGAGGACTTAAAGCCAGAG GACTCTGTTTATTATCACCCTACTTTGAACCCCACTGGTGCACCACCGCCCGGAAAGCCACCAATGTATCATTCATCCATCG GAACTAGAATCTCCTCAGATGGTGCTTCATCTAGCGGTCCTGCATTGTCTTCCAATACCGAGTCAGAAGACTCCACCTTGGTTGCTCCTCCTCCGCCTCCTCCACTACCTCCTCTACCAGATGGTACTAATGCTTTATCTGCTTCTTTGCCGCTTCCCCCTCCACCTCCTTTGCCACCAACTACAGGCCTTGCTTTACCCCATCCACAATTTCCACCACCGCCTCCGGGTCCCCCTCCAAATGAACATGATCTGGCTCTGGTTCGTCCTCCACTTCCTCAATCCTCCCAACTCCCTCCTCCTGTTCTAAATGGAAGTGAAGGCGATGGCAGGTTCCCTGAATCTTCAGTTCAAACCTTCGACGAGGGCAAG AATGCTAATATACATTCCATCCCTCCGCCTCCACCACCTGCCTTTCCCTCCAAGCTTCCAAGCAACGAATCTGAGACTGGTCCACCAGAACCTAACTCCAGTAGTTTCCAAAATTCTAACATATCTCAGATGGTTGCACCACCACCACCTCCACCACCTTTACATCAGCAACATCAACCAACGTTTGCAGGAGCTCCGGCTTCAATGACTAATTTTCAACATGATGGTCTTCTGCCACCAGGAATGATGCGTTTTCCACCCCCACCGCCTCCGCACGATATGCATCCTCCTCATCCTGGAATGTACGGTGGTCATCTAATCCCTAGGCCACCGTATGGCCCACCACCTGGACCACCACCTATGATGAGACCGCCACTTCCGCCGGGACCACCACCGTCTAGTTTTGAAGACAGTCAATTAGTGATGAGGCCATATGTACCAAGCAAACCATCTTATGTAAAATCCGCTGCTCCTACTGTTGTCAGGAGACCACTAGCTCAACACACACCTGCGCTTACATCTATG GTCCCTGCCTCGGTTAGAGTCAGAAGAGAATCCGCAGCTGTAACCAAACCAAAGCCAAAGACTTCGGTAGCCACGAGCTTAAGTTTTAAACCAAGATCTATGGTGGCTTCTGCTGCACCGGTGAAGGTAGAGCCAACCAAGACAGCTGCAGCTTCAAAGCCACCGAGCATTGATGATTCTTACAGTGCCTTCTTGGAGGACATGAAAGCTCTTGGAGCACTTGATGGTTAG